The following nucleotide sequence is from Deltaproteobacteria bacterium HGW-Deltaproteobacteria-2.
ATCTTGACGAGAACGAGGGAAAATTAATCCAGGGAGTTCTCTACGAACTGAAGATGCGCTACGTTAAAGAAAAGGTTTGAAATGCACTGGATTGCACCGGCGAAAATAAATATTTTCCTGCGGGTATTAAATAAACGCGCCGATGGTTACCACAATATATTTTCTCTGATGCAGAAGGTCACTCTTTGTGATGAGTTGGTTTTCTCTCCTCGTCCGAAGGGCATTATTCTTAATTGCTCCGGAATTAATTTACCGACGAACAATGAAAATCTGGTGGTTTGTGCCGCCAGGGCTATCTTTGATTACTGTAAATACTCCGGTGGAATGGAGATTACTCTTCATAAAAAAATACCTGTGACCGCTGGTCTGGGTGGAGGAAGCTCCGATGCCGCGACAACATTGATGGCTTTAAATAAAATATGTTCCCTTAAGTTAAGAAAAAATGAACTCATCAAAATTGGAGCGAAAATAGGGGCGGATGTTCCATTTTTTATCTTTGGAAACG
It contains:
- a CDS encoding 4-(cytidine 5'-diphospho)-2-C-methyl-D-erythritol kinase translates to MHWIAPAKINIFLRVLNKRADGYHNIFSLMQKVTLCDELVFSPRPKGIILNCSGINLPTNNENLVVCAARAIFDYCKYSGGMEITLHKKIPVTAGLGGGSSDAATTLMALNKICSLKLRKNELIKIGAKIGADVPFFIFGNEALASGIGDKLKHLRNLPKLDIILVKPPLELSTKMVYENLNLRLTRGKNNYSIPRILDLSDIVHVLHNDLESVSLQIYPELADLKKVLLRHGALGALMSGSGPTVFGIFRNGKEAKQALEVIEKELSDQYLLFLAKSL